One window from the genome of Moorena sp. SIOASIH encodes:
- the rimK gene encoding 30S ribosomal protein S6--L-glutamate ligase, which produces MKIAILSLDATLYSTRRLKDAGDKRGHEMRVIDYMRCYMNITAHKPMVMYQGKPLENFDAIIPRIGASKTFYGTAVVRQFEVMGVFTANPTQAISRSRDKLRSLQILSREGIGLPVTGFAHSTQDIDGLIEMVGGAPLVIKLLEGTQGIGVVLAETHQAATSVIEAFRGLEANILVQEFIKEAGGMDIRCLVIDSKIVASMKRQGAEGEFRSNLHRGGTAEKIKLTPEERSTAIRAAKAMGLRIAGVDMVRSNHGPVVLEVNSSPGLEGIEKATEVDVAGKIIEFLEKSAANEKKGTPRSGAVRDRIKY; this is translated from the coding sequence ATGAAAATTGCGATCTTATCCCTAGATGCTACCTTATATTCTACCCGACGCTTGAAGGATGCTGGGGACAAGCGGGGTCATGAAATGCGGGTGATTGACTATATGCGCTGTTACATGAATATTACAGCTCACAAGCCGATGGTAATGTATCAGGGCAAACCCTTAGAAAACTTTGATGCCATTATTCCCCGGATCGGGGCATCAAAGACCTTCTATGGCACCGCTGTTGTACGGCAGTTTGAAGTGATGGGTGTTTTTACTGCTAATCCAACTCAGGCAATTTCCCGCTCTCGTGATAAGCTACGCTCTCTTCAGATCCTTTCTCGTGAAGGTATTGGTTTGCCCGTAACTGGCTTTGCCCATTCCACCCAAGATATTGACGGTTTAATCGAGATGGTAGGTGGTGCTCCTTTGGTGATTAAACTATTGGAGGGTACCCAAGGCATTGGGGTGGTACTGGCAGAAACTCATCAAGCTGCTACGTCCGTCATTGAAGCCTTTCGCGGTTTAGAAGCCAATATTTTAGTCCAAGAATTTATCAAAGAAGCAGGGGGTATGGATATTCGTTGCCTTGTGATTGATAGTAAAATAGTAGCATCAATGAAGCGACAGGGAGCAGAAGGGGAATTTCGCTCGAACTTACACCGAGGGGGAACAGCAGAAAAAATCAAGTTAACCCCTGAAGAGCGTAGCACAGCAATTCGTGCTGCTAAAGCCATGGGATTACGCATAGCTGGGGTAGACATGGTACGCTCCAATCATGGTCCGGTAGTTTTGGAAGTGAATTCTTCACCAGGACTAGAAGGAATTGAAAAGGCGACTGAGGTGGATGTGGCGGGGAAGATTATTGAATTTTTGGAAAAAAGTGCTGCAAATGAGAAAAAAGGTACACCTCGCAGTGGAGCTGTTCGCGATCGCATAAAGTATTAA